One stretch of Nitratiruptor tergarcus DSM 16512 DNA includes these proteins:
- a CDS encoding NADH-quinone oxidoreductase subunit G, with protein sequence MVKFYIDGKEVVAQKGETILQVARREGIYIPTMCYLSKVKPIESCRLCVVEVEGVDGFVLSCQTPVTPDINVITNSPELYEHRQNIMKLYDVNHPLECGVCDKSGECDLQNKTLEFNVGSQEFTAKDQYRPIQYWKYIQYDPSLCILCEKCVHVCNEVIGDDAIDIYFGGYKSHIIPKNAETLDCTFCGECIAVCPVGALISSDFKYTSNAWELRRIPASCAHCSAACHLYYEVKHDSIFNPDPKIYRVKNEFEFATLCGAGRFGFDFENRAKKDEKAFENAIAAFQKADTIEFTSFITNEEAFILQKLKEKFGYKLINKEARAYQKFLQNYGSYSGKSLYTADLESIKKSDFIILLGTFSSSDNPAVRYAYTVAHKHRKAEIINMHPIEDDLLKPIVTKFVKYEVGSEEAVLAMLLDALLDNEAKKKVGKKWFESLDIGYLSAESSVGEEEIGEIIARLQRKKRLRETNFTLILGEDLYTHPRAENIAKLAGIIERFTDFQVMLIPPKTNSLGVALICELDDEAGEYTIGYNIKGDFTLSALGDGDLDMPALNQQEGTFTNIDKRVVPTNVALPYEGYVLNDIARALGVSDKEYTIEFTQELPQEKGYQEVAFDDLPNEFLNDGTEQRGYVLKIQKVNLSRKNAEPIEELPEFNGTVIYRCEPVLQFSPFTNKAHQLAWECDLVGSEQFSVAAKLEDGDHVVIHSRHGEIYKKFKIDKKLKGTIALLGVSDMGEKYFAMQDSYRYEKVKITKRDEL encoded by the coding sequence ATGGTGAAATTTTATATAGATGGCAAAGAGGTTGTAGCACAAAAGGGCGAAACTATTTTACAGGTAGCCAGAAGGGAAGGCATTTATATCCCTACAATGTGCTATCTCTCAAAAGTGAAGCCAATTGAGTCATGTAGACTTTGTGTTGTAGAGGTTGAGGGAGTGGATGGATTTGTACTGAGTTGTCAAACTCCTGTAACACCAGATATTAATGTAATAACTAACTCGCCCGAGCTGTATGAGCATAGACAAAATATTATGAAGCTCTATGATGTCAACCATCCACTAGAGTGTGGTGTATGTGACAAAAGCGGCGAGTGTGATCTGCAGAATAAAACTCTGGAATTTAACGTTGGTTCACAAGAATTTACAGCAAAAGATCAGTATCGTCCTATACAATATTGGAAATATATCCAGTATGATCCAAGTCTTTGTATATTGTGCGAAAAGTGTGTGCATGTTTGCAACGAAGTTATAGGTGATGATGCGATTGATATCTACTTTGGGGGATATAAATCACATATCATTCCAAAAAATGCCGAAACTCTCGATTGTACTTTTTGTGGAGAGTGTATAGCGGTATGTCCTGTTGGAGCTCTTATTAGCTCAGATTTCAAATACACTTCAAACGCTTGGGAACTCAGACGTATTCCAGCTTCATGTGCGCATTGTAGTGCAGCTTGCCATCTCTATTATGAAGTTAAGCACGATTCTATATTCAACCCAGATCCAAAAATCTATCGTGTAAAAAATGAGTTTGAATTTGCAACGCTTTGTGGTGCAGGTAGATTTGGATTTGATTTTGAAAATAGAGCAAAAAAAGATGAAAAAGCATTCGAAAATGCAATAGCAGCTTTTCAAAAAGCAGATACCATAGAGTTTACTTCTTTCATTACCAATGAAGAAGCCTTCATTTTGCAAAAATTGAAAGAGAAATTTGGTTATAAGCTCATTAATAAAGAGGCACGTGCATATCAAAAATTTTTACAAAACTACGGATCTTATAGTGGGAAAAGCCTCTATACAGCAGATTTAGAAAGTATAAAGAAAAGTGATTTTATTATACTTCTTGGAACATTTAGCTCTTCAGACAATCCTGCTGTACGCTACGCTTATACTGTTGCTCATAAACATCGTAAAGCTGAAATTATCAATATGCATCCGATTGAAGATGATCTTCTTAAACCTATTGTGACAAAATTTGTCAAATATGAAGTGGGAAGTGAAGAAGCGGTCTTGGCGATGCTACTTGATGCATTGCTTGATAATGAAGCAAAGAAAAAAGTAGGGAAAAAGTGGTTTGAAAGTCTCGATATTGGCTACTTGAGTGCAGAGTCAAGCGTAGGTGAAGAAGAGATTGGTGAAATTATTGCAAGGCTGCAAAGAAAAAAACGTTTACGTGAAACAAATTTTACACTCATTCTTGGCGAGGATCTCTACACTCATCCGAGGGCAGAGAATATAGCGAAGTTGGCTGGGATAATAGAGAGATTTACAGATTTTCAAGTGATGCTTATACCACCAAAGACAAATAGCTTGGGAGTAGCATTAATATGTGAACTTGATGATGAGGCAGGGGAGTATACAATAGGCTATAACATAAAAGGCGATTTTACATTGAGTGCTTTGGGAGATGGGGATCTTGATATGCCAGCACTCAATCAACAAGAGGGTACATTTACAAATATCGATAAGCGAGTAGTACCAACAAATGTTGCATTGCCATATGAGGGGTATGTACTTAATGATATAGCACGAGCTTTGGGAGTGAGTGATAAAGAGTATACAATAGAGTTTACCCAGGAGCTTCCGCAAGAAAAAGGGTATCAAGAAGTTGCATTTGATGACTTGCCAAATGAGTTTTTGAATGATGGGACAGAGCAAAGAGGGTATGTATTAAAGATACAAAAAGTGAATCTATCAAGAAAAAATGCAGAGCCAATAGAGGAGTTGCCAGAATTTAATGGTACAGTAATCTATAGATGTGAACCTGTTTTACAGTTTAGCCCTTTTACGAACAAAGCGCATCAGCTTGCATGGGAGTGCGATTTAGTAGGCTCTGAGCAGTTTAGTGTAGCAGCGAAATTAGAAGATGGCGATCATGTAGTGATTCATTCACGCCATGGAGAGATATATAAAAAATTTAAAATTGATAAAAAGCTCAAAGGGACTATTGCACTATTGGGTGTAAGTGATATGGGTGAGAAGTATTTTGCAATGCAAGATTCATATCGCTATGAAAAAGTAAAAATCACAAAGAGAGATGAGCTATGA
- a CDS encoding NADH-quinone oxidoreductase subunit G, which yields MSEKIKITIDGKECETVAGEYVLNVARANGIFIPAICYLTNCSPTLACRLCLVEADGKQVYACNAKAKDGMSIVTVTENIIKERRAIMEVYDVNHPLECGVCDQSGECELQNYTLEMGVDEQHYAIRDTYRPVKKWNFIHYDSSLCIVCERCVTVCKDMIGDAALKTVPRGGDALDKSWKEQMPKDAYAMWNKLQKSIIGAVAGDELDCTWCGECISVCPVGALVSEDYHYTTNSWELNKIPAACAHCSAACHLYYETKHTSIENPEPKIYRVTNEFHYQPLCGAGRFGFDFENRQVKKDEKAFNSALEAFKKADTIAFDSYVTNEEALILQKLKEKYGYKLLNEDALRFKRFLENYSSYSGKSLPSAQVKDVHESNFVISVGTALKSDNPRVRYAFNNAVKMNKGGGIYFHPIKDPIIEALGKTVVPVYHKPLKEEAVLYFILQEFAQREELPKYIAEYLDSLMTTKTKEVEETIKEKVVEVVEETIVDEKTGKEKKVQKKITKEVPKKVKKKIEYQVSKLYEMIDAPEDLMEKLKKVLAKKEKAALILGEDLYTHPRAENIAKLAGIIERFTDFQVMLIPPKTNSLGVALICELDDEAGEYTIGYNIKGDFTLSALGDGDLDMPALNQQEGTFTNIDKRVVPTNVALPYEGYVLNDIARALGVSDKEYTIEFTQELPQEKGYQEVAFDDLPNEFLNDGTEQRGYVLKIQKVNLSRKNAEPIEELPEFNGTVIYRCEPVLQFSPFTNKAHQLQEHGKLYASETFLHEFDLKEGDKVNIQKDDITITVEVALDDKIGSGAYIGTFDKSIDIAPLFKGYRFTEVKLQKV from the coding sequence ATGAGTGAGAAAATTAAAATTACAATAGATGGTAAAGAGTGTGAAACGGTTGCAGGTGAATATGTACTCAATGTAGCAAGAGCTAACGGTATATTTATACCGGCTATTTGCTATTTGACAAACTGCTCACCAACACTTGCTTGTAGGCTTTGTCTTGTAGAAGCTGATGGTAAGCAGGTATATGCATGTAACGCTAAAGCAAAAGATGGTATGAGTATTGTGACAGTGACAGAAAATATCATTAAAGAGCGCCGCGCTATCATGGAAGTGTATGATGTCAACCATCCGCTTGAGTGTGGTGTGTGTGATCAAAGTGGTGAGTGTGAGCTGCAAAATTATACTCTTGAGATGGGAGTGGATGAACAGCACTATGCTATACGCGATACATATCGCCCAGTGAAAAAGTGGAACTTTATCCATTATGACTCCTCTTTGTGTATTGTATGTGAGCGTTGTGTAACTGTGTGTAAAGATATGATAGGTGATGCAGCACTCAAAACTGTTCCACGAGGTGGTGATGCACTTGATAAATCATGGAAAGAGCAGATGCCAAAAGATGCATACGCCATGTGGAATAAGCTCCAAAAATCAATCATTGGTGCAGTAGCTGGTGATGAGCTTGATTGTACCTGGTGTGGTGAGTGTATCAGTGTATGTCCAGTGGGTGCTTTAGTAAGCGAAGATTATCACTATACGACAAACTCTTGGGAGCTTAATAAAATCCCAGCTGCATGTGCACACTGTAGTGCTGCATGTCATCTCTACTATGAGACAAAACACACCTCTATTGAAAATCCTGAGCCAAAGATTTATCGTGTAACAAATGAGTTTCATTATCAACCATTGTGTGGGGCAGGAAGATTTGGATTTGATTTTGAAAACCGCCAAGTTAAAAAAGATGAAAAGGCATTTAACAGTGCATTAGAAGCGTTTAAAAAAGCTGATACTATCGCTTTTGATTCCTATGTTACTAATGAAGAAGCGCTCATTTTGCAAAAACTCAAAGAAAAATATGGCTATAAACTTCTCAATGAGGATGCATTACGATTTAAAAGATTTTTAGAAAACTACTCTTCTTACAGCGGCAAATCACTACCAAGTGCTCAAGTAAAAGATGTGCATGAAAGCAATTTTGTCATATCAGTGGGAACAGCACTCAAGAGTGATAATCCTCGCGTGCGCTATGCATTTAACAATGCAGTGAAGATGAATAAAGGTGGTGGTATCTATTTTCATCCAATAAAAGATCCTATTATCGAAGCTCTTGGAAAAACAGTAGTTCCAGTTTACCATAAACCTCTCAAAGAAGAGGCTGTGCTTTACTTTATTTTGCAAGAGTTTGCCCAAAGAGAAGAACTTCCAAAATATATTGCTGAATATCTTGATTCACTAATGACAACGAAAACGAAAGAGGTTGAAGAGACTATTAAAGAAAAAGTTGTTGAAGTTGTAGAAGAGACCATTGTAGATGAAAAAACAGGAAAAGAGAAAAAGGTACAGAAAAAGATTACAAAAGAGGTTCCAAAAAAAGTAAAGAAAAAGATTGAGTATCAGGTGAGTAAACTCTATGAAATGATTGATGCACCTGAAGATCTTATGGAAAAACTTAAAAAAGTACTTGCTAAAAAGGAAAAGGCTGCACTCATTCTTGGCGAGGATCTCTACACTCATCCGAGGGCAGAGAATATAGCGAAGTTGGCTGGGATAATAGAGAGATTTACAGATTTTCAAGTGATGCTTATACCACCAAAGACAAATAGCTTGGGAGTAGCATTAATATGTGAACTTGATGATGAGGCAGGGGAGTATACAATAGGCTATAACATAAAAGGCGATTTTACATTGAGTGCTTTGGGAGATGGGGATCTTGATATGCCAGCACTCAATCAACAAGAGGGTACATTTACAAATATCGATAAGCGAGTAGTACCAACAAATGTTGCATTGCCATATGAGGGGTATGTACTTAATGATATAGCACGAGCTTTGGGAGTGAGTGATAAAGAGTATACAATAGAGTTTACCCAGGAGCTTCCGCAAGAAAAAGGGTATCAAGAAGTTGCATTTGATGACTTGCCAAATGAGTTTTTGAATGATGGGACAGAGCAAAGAGGGTATGTATTAAAGATACAAAAAGTGAATCTATCAAGAAAAAATGCAGAGCCAATAGAGGAGTTGCCAGAATTTAATGGTACAGTAATCTATAGATGTGAACCTGTTTTACAGTTTAGCCCTTTTACGAACAAAGCGCATCAGCTGCAAGAACACGGAAAGTTGTATGCAAGTGAAACATTTTTGCATGAATTTGACCTGAAAGAGGGTGATAAAGTTAATATTCAAAAAGATGATATTACCATAACAGTAGAAGTAGCATTGGATGATAAAATTGGATCTGGTGCATATATCGGGACTTTTGATAAGAGTATAGATATTGCGCCTTTATTTAAAGGCTATAGATTTACAGAAGTAAAACTGCAAAAGGTGTAA